In the Uranotaenia lowii strain MFRU-FL chromosome 1, ASM2978415v1, whole genome shotgun sequence genome, GTGAATAGAGATGcgtaaactcgcctcggaaagaatcattcggctgatttcttccgagtttaacttgctatttgcagattgattttatcttcgttccaatcatcacATCAATGTGCacaaaacgaagaaaacagttttgcattgatgtttgcctcgcaggaataaaatcacaacaacgaaacaacagaacgaagctgaccgtacacgaatgcacacgagcgatcgttgcccgacggaccgagttaacattcctcgccagagatgccaatatgcctgatttttcagggattgcctgatttttcgaggctgtgcctgacaacctgaaaagccattgaatttccctgatttttataaatatgcctgattttgccttattttgccttatttttgcgaatgtgatgaaaaatgggcagtacggaactaaattaggtaccattgctgaagttaaaagcgaaaatgtggctgaatgaaagcaatcgaaagattccgtTTAATTCATATGTAAAAAAGggaatgaaaaggaatctttcggctttgattcagtagaattatgcaACCAAGTAGACTCACAACACAGTAAAAATATGTAGAGGaatgactaaaaaaaaaaaaaaggtcatcactttgagtggaatttccgttacttatgtagcctgattttgcctgatttttatttcaccagttccctgattattgaaaaaatatgttggcaaccctgttcctcgcacccttctctcgctcgtttcccgttcccttgtatctatcacttttagccacgcccccatgcgttgtccgattgatgtgttcggctgccgaacgaaaacgatttttcagaactgtacgttcgtttcgctgatgtttcccccgattgctgtttactcctgccgagtttacccgaagcttcctttctgatgctttccgaattgaactatcgatagcatcattgcagtttgaatttaacgaaataaaatcgttttgcaaagaagggcaaagtgcgaatATGAAGACTCTGCCAGTGAATCTAGCCCGACGACTGCTTCGTTGTCTCAGCCCagcgaccttccatggcaccggtccgacgacctcTCAGTGGCTCCGGTCCGACGACTTTATAGTTTCCGGCTCAACGCTTTTATTTTGGCCCGACCCCTCACCAATGGCACAACGACCTTCCGCTGGCTCTCGACTCGCCGACCTTCCAAGGATCCGATCAAACAACCTTCCATGGCACATGATACCTGTATCCGATGATCTTCCAGATGGGTCCTGGTCCGACTACCTTCCACGGTTTCCGGTTCGCCGACCTTCCAGTGGCCCCGGCGCAACTACCTCCATATGGCTCTGCACCGACGACCTTCCAGTGGCTCTGGTTCTTGCCGCGATTTGTCTCATCGTAGCAATCGATGGGACAGATAACGAAAGGCTTAGATCGGCTAAGAAAGCTAATTCGCCTTCAGAATCTATAAAACCACGTTGTCGCCTATCAACCGTCGATTCTGTCACTTTGACAAATGCTGCAGAACTTCGCGGCGTTGCTGTTCGTACCACGGTTGCCAGCGGTGCCAACAGTAGCAGTAAAAAGGGTGAATCCGGTTAAGGTTCAGCTTCAGTGAACCGAAGACTAAATTTTTTCCAATACTATGAACATAAACCGTGTTTATAAACAACCGTCACAAGAATAACCTATACGAGGTGCGCATAGACATGTACAATCAAATAGATGTCCCAGTTAGGGACCATTAGTTCAAAGCTCTTGCGGAATCGATCTACTTTGtgaaattgaaactttgaattttataatttctgccCAATTTCCATTTACTATGCAGATAGTATGGTTCGTAATTCTGCGATCCTGTAACCCACCACATCTTTATTTTTCCTGCTAAtattaaccctttccttcatTTGCTCCACGCAGGACGTCTTCATGATGATCAGACGAAAGAAGACGACGATCTTCACCGATGCCAAAGAAACAACCCCCGTCTACGAGCTGAAGCGGATGATCGAAGGAATCCTGAAAGTGCCTCCCCAGAACCAGCGCCTCTTCAACAAGGACAACCAGGTGATGGACGACGAGCGGACGCTGCAGGACTGCGGCATCACGGTGTCCACGGCCAAGGCCCAGTCTCCGGCCCAGCTCGGGTTGGCCATCCGGGAGAGCAACGGGGACTTCGAGTCGCTCGATTTGACGCCCTACTCCCTGCCCCCAGATCTACCAGACGTGATGAAGAACCAGGACGCCGCCAACGGACAGGACCAGCTGGCCTAAGGTGGATCAGAGCtttgctattttttgttttgttggggGAATCGCTTGTACCAGAACTAAAACCTGCTACTGCTACACACTACACTATCACTCTTTGTAGGGGATTCGGGACATTCAACAATATTCCTGTTTTGGCCATCGATAGCGCACTATATTGCATTGTCATCATGATTGACTCACCTTTTTTCCTTTCCTCACCACACACATCCGTTTGCTTGCAATCTGCCCATATTGGAAAGCTCTATCTGCAccttatttttttgtgaacattttaatgattaaaaCTGTTGGCCTCATACTCAAACCAAGCGTTTATGGAACAAACTTTCGGCCATTATATCTtagacaaaaaacaaacatcatTGTAGTTCATTGgacttttttcttcaagttCCTTCAGCTTCAATTAGGACAGTTTCGGATTTTTCAAACGAGCGGCGCGAACTAACTAGAAGAGAGAAGAAAACGAAAGGGGATGTTTCGGCAATCGTTGATCGTGttgtctattttttattttacaaatgtaattaacttATGAATTAAATAAACCTTAATTTGAACCGATTGGGATGATCGAACCGGGGTGCGTGGCCCATTCTCATACTCTCGTAAACAAAAACCGAAAGCCTTTACCTTTGTTTGGGAATCCATCAATCCGAATCGTCGTCCTCGGCTAGCGTCGAAGTTGCAGCTCCGTTGATTCCCGCCAAATTGGAGGTGCCGCCGGATTCATCCAACAGGATGCTGTTTTCGGCCGTTGCATTTTCGATTTCCTTCGCCTCCAGATGGAACTGGAGTCGTTCCCGGAAAAAGTCCACATAGGTTTGCTTCTGGGCGGCTTGGGCAGGCAGGAAATGTCCTCCCGAGTGGATCAATAGCTGCGGCTCGTTGAAGGTTTGCGCCAGGGCTTGGCTCATATCTGCCGAAATTGTGGAGAAACGTATTGTTTTGTACAGATGTGCATGAGTTTGAGGTTTTGGTTGTTCAATGGAGAATTTATAACGAATGTGAAACATTGTTAGCCCTATTAATAGGGCTTTAGGTACAacgggcaagtgcaaacggatttcaccatagttcaactttcacatgtcctagaagAATATGTTGTTGTGTCAGACCTTTCCGGATacaaaaaacacttcttgttcGATGAACAGTTAacagaaaagtaaaatttaattttgtcttcatttaaaactacaacTTTTCCCGCGAATTTAAAGacaatacaaaaatttacaatagaaCAAACATCTTGGCAACACTATTATAGCGGCGATTGAATCGTGCTTGATAGTATACTGTCAGGCGTTTTAGTAGTTTATCAGGGTGACCAATAATGATTAAATCATATgtatatcttcaaaaattatcaattatcgtcCGTTGCATCTCTaaatagttctcaacaaattcccgttgaaagtgaaaaacttaaaaaaatttaggtaAAAAGCAACGgtacttttgtgaaaaaatttctaagtttgcacttgccccgtttatggggaCACAACGACCGAGTGGAGCGTTATCTGGCGAGTATGGGAtgcccaagaaattggagaacggttgccatggaccgagtgaattggatgaatattgttcatcaggttatgtcgtgagacggaacaccatataaaatgaaattaaataaaaaacatgaacatAGAATTATGATCAGTGATAGAATGTTCGATTGCGtgcgaggaagaatgaccctaaTGGAAATTATTTAAGCCAGTCTGCTTGAATAATTTCTGTTAATTTCCAGCGTTATAGAACTTATTAGAAAGATCTCGATGGTTCTCATATGATCCAGAAAAatacattataatttcattagaTCTTATTTGGAGGGTTCAAGAAATTTCTGCCGTTTATTCCATGGGCACGCACGGAAGATTTCAGAACTATCCCGGCGCGCTAAGCATCGTTTGTATGGAGGCAATCCAGAACattctaatttatttaaatagaaGTGCGCGCCGTGATGGAAGCGAGTAGTTAATCTGATCCGCATATTTATACGTCGTTCTTCGCGATGTAACCTATCAACAAGTGACCTTCCAAAGTGAATGTTAGAGAAAAGATTGAGAATAATAAAGAGTAAAATTAAGCGAGTTTTTTAGATAGTTCGccaaaaatacagtccacttgcCCAGACAGAAATGTTGCCTAcatattttgattgaataattctgaattggattcaaattttaaatcaagtaaaatttgaatttttatatgtAACCGAAGTCAggaattctatttaaaaaaatgtttctttaatCAACATCATCGTGTTTAAATTCGTCTTCCCTTTTCTTTATTATGTTTTCTTCAATTATACTAGTTTTAAATAGtgaattgtaaatacaaaaacaagaGTGTGGCTATTTGAACCtacggtatgagccgtttcaaataaacaaaatataaaaaaaaatcaaagtcttcaaaataaattctgaaCCAGCTATTCTGGAGTTTTGTTGAAATAGCCGACCTTTAGAACCTTTTGTGGTATCATTATAAAATGATTGTAAAATAATCATGTTCAGTTCTTATTCATTATTCACctattatacttttttttatttacttatttGATCCTAAGAACATCTGGTCGAATTCAGACAAAAACAGAAAGTAAATAGACTTACCCTTCGGGATAATTTCATCGGCCGCCCCGAAAATATGCAACGACGGAATCTGGACTTTGTTCTCGTAAAAGTTCAGATGCACCAAACTTCCAGAGCGGAAACCGGACGACAGCACCGCAAACTCCGGTTTGATGAGCGTCATCCCCCGGGCACTCAAATCGCAAAGTAACCCGGCGAAGCACGCCCCCTGCGAGAATCCCAACAACCCGGAACAACCTTCACGCTTCCAGACGTCTTCCACCAGTTTCAAGCTTTGCTCGAATCCGATGGCCGGTCCGTTCCGATTGGTGCCCTTGAATGTGCCGTCGTCCTTATTGAACCACCAGCTACGCTGCGCCGGGTCCGGTTCCTGACCTTCGGGGCTGTCCGGCAGTGGAGGCGCCACGTGCGGGGCCGTTACGAAAATCAGCTCCGCGTATTTGTTGATGAACTTTCGGAACGAGCCTAGCTTGGATTTGAAGCCGTCCCCGTTCTGGCGGTAACCGTGCAGAGCGAGAACTTTCAGCTTGGTCGTTATTTCCGGTGCGGCACTTCCGGATGCCGGGCATTTCTCCTCGTCACCACTACCCATTTTAAATGGTATAATCTCTTCGGAACGGTAATTTGATTAAAGGATTTCGATTTTACCGGTAGAAATCGTTCTGGAACAACTcggttattttgtttttttttgaaaaatgaactcCCTTCTACACCGACATTAATTCGCTAGCGGAAATTGAAATGCGCGTTCATTGTTAGTTCATAGGCTGATAAAGATTATTccaaattgttgcaaattttaaaCCACTGATTAGTCGGTGTTTAAACCATGCAAATTGAACGCTTCGCAAACCCATTgcggcaaaataaaatttggttataaaaatgataaaaatatgtagTCATAAACACAGTTAtgagtttatgaattttaatttttagtgatgCACGGATccactgaatttttaaaaatattgagttGATAAACATTAATTACAGTACGAGGATTCTAATATCAGCGTGTTCAAACCAATAACTTGCAAGTGCATGAACGCGTGAACGCATGAACCTTTCGCCCTTGCGAAAGGTTTTCTAGGCGAATGCGTTGCCCCAAAATTCAGTTTCTCACTAGCAGCGATTCGGGTCGGTTGGGTGTTCGCTTATTTCGTCTCGGTTTAGCAAACGTTATCCGTTTCTCGATTTTTGTTCACGGTTCGTGCGTTTGCGTTATTATTGCCGCCGTCTTGTGATTGTGCAAAAGTGTGACCCCTTGTGAACAGTGATCTGCGGTttatgatcaaacaaatttatcCCGTTCGTGTTAATCCTCGTATTGAACCAAGTCAGCGAACACAGTGATAGGCCTCTGTTTCACCTTTGCAAAATATGTCGTGAATTCCGAGGAAAAAAGCATACCGATGCGCACGGATCCGGTGTATCGATCCGTTCGACTGTGAGTAATTGACGAATATGAATCCGGAAATATGGCGTCTGTTGTAGTTTTTGGGAATGCGTGCTGGAAATTGGGAAGCCAAATGGGGCTTAATCtattttgatttggaaaaaaagatcGTGCGCTTGATGGGGGAGAAAAAGTGTTTAGTAAATAAATGGTACCAACACTAGTGAATCAAAAATACCACCCTCCCTCATACTGTGTACTGTGGAGAACAGCCGCCACCGTGAAGAATCAACTGGGGAATTCGGGGTTACTCGAACAGTTTGACAAATCATTCATGTATTATCTTCGTAGGGGTTAATCGgcgtaaaaaattcaaaattggatgGAGTGAAATATTTGAGTACCTCCACTTCTTCCTGAATTCGGAATAATGTTGTTTTTCGTAAGTATGTATGTAGCTTATGTGAATATTATTTGCTTAactttaattta is a window encoding:
- the LOC129740548 gene encoding elongin-B, with the protein product MDVFMMIRRKKTTIFTDAKETTPVYELKRMIEGILKVPPQNQRLFNKDNQVMDDERTLQDCGITVSTAKAQSPAQLGLAIRESNGDFESLDLTPYSLPPDLPDVMKNQDAANGQDQLA
- the LOC129740546 gene encoding esterase AAEL000016, producing the protein MGSGDEEKCPASGSAAPEITTKLKVLALHGYRQNGDGFKSKLGSFRKFINKYAELIFVTAPHVAPPLPDSPEGQEPDPAQRSWWFNKDDGTFKGTNRNGPAIGFEQSLKLVEDVWKREGCSGLLGFSQGACFAGLLCDLSARGMTLIKPEFAVLSSGFRSGSLVHLNFYENKVQIPSLHIFGAADEIIPKDMSQALAQTFNEPQLLIHSGGHFLPAQAAQKQTYVDFFRERLQFHLEAKEIENATAENSILLDESGGTSNLAGINGAATSTLAEDDDSD